TTGATTCTGCGAGTACTTGACTGATAGAGTGGCTAGTTTGAGAATGTTGCGCACGCTATCTCGGAAGGTGGCGTCTTAGCTTTTATTATCAACAAGTTTACTCAACAAAATAATCTTATCCAATACGTCTGTGCAAATGTAGTATAATGTAATCTAAACAAGTACTTCTGGCCTTGGAGTAGAAGCTTTTTTCAGTTCTGAAGTTCTTCAACCGTCTCGGTCTGTTGGACGGTAGCAAAGCCAACAACCTGTGGTTTGTGTGGCTGAGGTCCATGACGATCTTTGTGGCTTATTCATGACTGACCTCACCACCCACCGAAGAAGCTGCCAGCTCCACCCCAGGATTTTCTGGTAGGACCGTTTCAGGTCCCCAGCGACGTGTACACCATCACACTTGACGCTTTCATCAACCCTGCCGATTTGTGGAATACGTTCtccttttaattattgtttaAGGCGAGGTAACATTAGAGTTAAAGGGCAAATAACATTGACCTGTAACTCCCaaaatatgttatgtttttgGGGTTTTATAACATTTTCCATATACCAGTGGCATTTATCCCCTCCATATTATTAGAATGTATCTACTTGAAACTTTACTTATCATTGGAAATTACCAGCTCTGTATTTTTGAAAATTGAATACCTCCTTGTCTCGAAGAATACCTCAATGCCTCGAAGAGCAAAAGCATCTGATCGTCTGGAGCAGCGAAATCCTTCTGGAATCCTTCGAGAGTACAATGTGTTGAGTTAGTTTCTGGGGAAATTAACAGAAttggacagaaacacacagtggtAAGTGTGGACAGGAATTCAAGATGTTTCACGTTTGGTAGGCCTACAAGAGTCGTTTGGTAGGCCTACAAGAGTCGTTTGGTAGGCCTACAAGAGTCGTTTGGTAGGCCTACAAGAGTCGTTTGGTAGGCCTACAAGAGTCGTTTGGTAGGCCTACAGATACATACACCTTCCCAGCTCATACCCAAATCAGTCCTTAGATCTTTATGGAGGATCTAGTTTTATAACAGAGTTGGCCTTACTTTACTCAAGTAATTTTTCtgtgaaaatgaaaattacTGGTTTCCCTCGGTTGGAGGCATACTCAGAGTTCACAAAGTTTATTCTCCAGCACTTCTCCAGAATCTgctatatgtatttttatttgttttgcacTTTTTTGGTTTCTATAAGATTCCATGTGTGAAAATAATCACCCTTGACAGAGTATGTCCTAACATgttactggtactgtatatttgcatttatcatgtttgtgtgtttgtgttattataAAAGACACTCTACCTgtttggatttattttattaacatgtttttgttgttgcaaacCCTACAGCAATCAATTAATATCATTTACACTAAGTTCCTTGATTGGGTTAATTAATTTAGGATTTTAGCTGTCTGATCTCTTTAAAGCATCTGAGTTTTTGGAAATAAAAGGACCCGGACCAAGCCAATTATGCCAAATCATTAGTAAGAAGTCGGAGAAGGATTTAACTTCATATTTTAGCCAGCCAGAGATAAATCCTTATATCTGTCTACTGTGTACTTTCTGGGATGCCAGCCAGAATGTAAATCATCATCGACTGCGACTGGACTCCCGTGGGCCGTGTCCGGTTTCTGTTAAAGAGTTAAATCAGCTTTTCTCTGACTCAGAGCCGAGCCAAGGAATAATCCACTGTTTGCATATGGACAGGAGTGATTGAGGATCAGTTGAGGGTAGGGCGTGGTCATAGCTTGAACACTACCCACACCAAGCTGGGGGACTGCCCATCAGGACAAGTACCCATCAGGACAAATACCCATGACTGCAGTGTGCAGCTCAGGGTGGGGCTCAATGTGGGCGGAGTCAAACATAACAAGTCTGTTGTTCACTGCAACAATATCAGTGGCTTGTCTCAAATATAGCATGAAGCAAAAAGGGTTAAAACACATGCTGGTACCTGTTTCTATAATATTTCTTACCACcttcaaaaatgaaatacatttgtattcaaCGAGGGCCTCCAGCTACTTGACCTTGGTGATCTATGGTGTTGAAAGATACATGTCATGCTTATTTATtggaacattcattttattagCAAGTGCAAATTAAACATAACTAAATGATTGGATTgtgattgaaaatgtataatattattTGTGTGGCCAATTAATTAATCAGTTAACATccatgacagattttttttattaaaatccACATTTTCCAAATTATCGGCCTGAAGTAGATTCGGTGAAATCGTTCATTGTAGACATTACTTATTTTAGTCCAAGTCATTATCACATAAAAATGTTAAGTCATTGGTAACATTTCACACATTTGGAGTTAAACTTACAAAAACTATTTGAGCAAAGAAATGGCAGTGTTTTTACAGTGCAGCGATAATGGCCTTGGTTACCACGACAGCTCTGTGGGCAATGCCTGCCATGACAGTTTCCCAGTTGTTGTGaatgtttgaaattacacagtagtaaaaaaattaatagcGTTAAAACAACAAGATGATCCAAgtcacagacaggcagacataacAGACAGGAAGGAAAACAGACTGGAGTAACTGACAAGCAGGATGACAACGTAATAACCACAGTATAGCGAATTGCACTGATATAAAAGCGTGTTATTAAATGAcagacatttgaaaaacaaagacattatcATCAAGGTCATCACGACCAGCAGAAATACCGTTACATTTTCAGGTTGCCCTCCGTAAGataacagaaagacagagaagagaattagagagagagggaaagacactGTGGCAGAAagaagagaaaagggagagggagagagagtgagagagagagagagaggctgaggaaaCGTACTGCATTGACTTGGCTAGATGAATTCTCTCCGCAAAGGTTTGTATTTGGATGCAGGGGTTTGTTCCAACCCAGCACAAACCAAACCCACCTGATTCAGCTGCTGGTCTGGCttgattttatacattttattcccTGGTTGAAGCAAAACCCTGCACCCACAACTGCCCTTTGTGGATGAGGTATTCCATCCCAATGGCTCGCTCCACATAATCACTGTTATAGCATTATAAACACTTATAATCATTGTATATACAGAGTAGTAGAGCAGGATGTAAAAGATGCATTCCGGGACTTTTGCAAATAAAGTCTTTTGGACCCCCCATTCCGGGCTGAACgtgtaacattttgtttatatgtgcaaAATCTTTAAGTAGAATCAGTATGTCGGCAAACAGCAATGAAATTCCAAGCTCTGAAAGCGAGTGGTTCTGACGGCACGGGTCACACATATGTGACATATTGCACAATTTCCGGGGACCCGTTTTCATATCGATAGCGACACTTGTAACCAGCGACCAAAGATCTGGGAATGCATCCTTAGAGAGCTGCCGAGGACCCTTTATAGAGGTCTTGAGGAAGCCCATGGCAGTGCAGAAAGGGGAGGAGTCTTATTTACATTAGAAAAACACATCCATGGCAAGTCTGAGGCAGTGAGGCAGCAGTAGAGGCAGACTCCTAGTATACATCTGTATCACCTCTATTATACATCTAACATGTTCATAACATGGTTATTACATGTGTGGTGTCATGGCAGTAGAGACAGACTCTTCCAGGCAACCCAGTGTGGTAGACCAGTTATTACATATTAATAACAAGTTTGTAATCATCTGTAACAGGCGTAAGAATAATAGGCCTGTCCGACAAAATGTTTTTTCGgatctgaaatacatttttatggaaCATCTGTATTATGTCTGGAAACTACATATGACATTTCTATGAAGTGTATAAAACAACTATGACCTGATTAGTGTATCCTGTAATAACAACAGTTATAGCTATGTTGGGGAACACCTGTCTGCCCGCGTGACAGTGTTCAGTTTTCAGTGAACACTGTTAGTTCTGCTAAAGAGCTTTTCATCTCTGGTCCTGGTGGGATCAAAAACTTTGGGTTTCAGTTTCAACCTGGTAGTTAATTACACTCACCTGGTGTACCAGGTCTGTATAAGACCCTGATTAGACAACCAGGGGTGTTTGGCCTCTCCAGTACTGCATTGGAAGTGCCCTGTTTTAGTTGTTACTCACACTCTGACCCCACCAATTGCTTGTAAACAGAGGGCCTTTGGTCAGTGGCTATGTACCAATTGGTTTAATGTGTCTGAGCATTGATTGTTTGTGCATTTTGTCCCATGACTACTGGTCTGATCTACAGACTGCACCTTTAAGGATACCATCTGAAAGGTTAGAATAATATGAAATGGTTCTGTTCAGTGTGAGGTTAGCTTTAGGGCTTTCTGGGATGTTCCAAGAATCCCACTTAGTATCTTCTCTATACCATCATATTCCATATGCCTCCTATTCTTGTACATGAGTGGTCCATCTATGGCTTGGAGTCTTTATGGCATATGATTGGTTAATAGGGCTCCTATTCTGATGTGTGATTGATTCGATTTTGGTCAAACAGATCATCTATAAACTCATCAAGAGCAATGATAAAATGCAAGAATAATCACTTTCATAATCATACCTAAATCAACAAAACTAAATCAACAcaactaaaacaacaacatattgtgAATATGAATACTGCATAACAACCATGAAAGAGAGATTGGAATGGAAGAAAGTAGCAGTCaggaaggaaaggagagggCAGAGACACTGGCTGGGATGGTGTAGAGAGGAAGGGTTTTGCTCATGCATAGCATTTAGGCCACTGGCATATCAACAGACCAGGTGCTCTGTGACAGAACTGAAACTCAGGTCCCCTGGGTTATtggcttaaaaataaaaatggcaaaataataaaaaaatcaaaagaaaaacagtgtgGATGACATTCATCTTAGTTCCACCTAGAACAACAAACACCAGGGCCGCGCCTACTGAGGTTACCCAGCATATTCTGGACTGCAGGGCACCTAACAAAGTACTGTCTGTTAATAAATACTTTCTAGACCGATCCTGCCCATAGGGACACACAGGGCAGAACATTCTGGTCTGGTTATCAATCTTTAGGCCATTGACTCTGAATCAGCCAATGAAACAACATGCACCGTCTAGGTCCCCAAGACCAGAATACACAAACATTGACCTTATATGCTTAACCAATACATACTCTTAAACAGGAACAACTGTCACGTGATAATCCATCTAAAAAGTCCAACCCGGTttataaaaccaaaatacaaTTAGCGATCAAGTGTAGCCCAACAGCAGATGGGGATTAGTGGTGATATGTCTCAGATAGGAAGCAGTGATGTTTGAGATAGGATGAGGTGATGTCTCAGACAGGAAGCGGTGATGTCTGACATAGGATGAGCTGATGTCTCAGATAGGAAGCAGTGATGTCTGAGATAGGATGAGGTGATGTGTCAGATAGGAAGCGGTGATGTCTGAAATAGGATGAGGTGATGTCTGAGATAGGATGACGTGATGTCTGAGATAGGATGACGTGATATATCTGAGATAGGATGAGGTGATATATCTGAGATAGGATGACGTGATGTCTGAGATAGGATGAGGTGATATATCTGAGATAGGATGACGTGATGTCTGAGATAGGATGAGGTGATGTCTGAGATAGGATGACGTGATGTCTGAGATAGGATGACGTGATGTCTGAGATAGGATGACGTGATGTCTGAGATAGGATGAGGTGATATATCTGAGATAGGATGAGGTCACGGTTTAAGTGTGTCCTAGGAGGAGTGCAGACATTTGAATGGGGTAGTCACATGACCACTGTTTAAATATAGATGAACAAATAGCATTATAATATGGTAATGGAATCTGACTACTTGGACCAAAGTCTGAAATAACTGAAGGATAGAAAACAATAATAACActaaataatcattattataacaactacaacaacactAAATAAACATCATTATATTGACAGTAACACTAAATCATTATTAGAACAATAACACTACTCATCAGTATATCAATAACACTAAAAATCATCAATATAATACCATTAAATCATTACCACTGTCTTAATTACTATAAGAATAACActaaatcatcatcatcaacataaTAACAACACGATtaaatcatcatcattattataaccaatggcaccctattcctacATAAAGAAAccagtgccatttgggattcagaaATATTTAGAGACACTCCCTTAACAACAGCTCATCAGAAACGTTTAGAGACACTCCCTTAATGACAGCTCATCAAATCAAACTCTTAACCTGAACAATTATATACTATCCTaaccacagatctaggatcagtcctaaccacagatctaggatcagtcctaaccacagatctaggatcagtctTAACCAGAAATCTAGGATCAGTCCTaaccacagatctaggatcagtccTAACCACAGATCTAGGGTCAGTCTTAACCAGAAATCTAGGATCAGTCCTaaccacagatctaggatcagtctTAACCAGAAATCTAGGATCAGTCCTAACCACAGATCTAGGGTCAGTCCTAACCACAGATCTAGGGTCAGTCCTaaccacagatctaggatcagtccTAACCTGAAAAATGAAATACTCATCTaactaaaaataatattatggtAATTCCACTAGTAGGATAATGCCTAACAGCTTCAGAACACCACAATTTTAAATTCAGAACACTGGGTGGCACTGATGACATCACCTGTCTTCAGCTTTGGAATGCTGTGTGAGACAGATGACATCACCTGTCTTCAGCTTTGGAATGCTGTGTGAGACAGATGACATCACCTGTCTTCAAATTAAAAATGCTGTGTGAGACAGATGACATCACCTGTCTTCAGCTCCAGAATGCTGTGTGAGACAGATGACATCACCTGTCTCCAGCTCCAGAATGCTGTGTGAGACAGATGACATCACCTGTCTCCAGGATACTTAGTGACACAGATGACATCACCTGTCTCCAGGATACTTAGTGACACAGATGACACTGTCATGACTGAGGCAGCTGATTACATCATCACATCATTCCACATTAGTTAATCTGCCCCCCAAGTGGTACTCTGCTCTCTAGGTAAAAGCCCACTGGGCTCTGGTGAAAATGTGTGCAATGCTGGGACCAGGTTCTAACTAATGTcctatataaggaatagggccctggtctaaaatAGAGCACAATCCAAAGGAATAGGGAACTATTTTGGAGGAAGCGTTAAACAAACTCTTCAAAAGAGGCAATGAGGTTGACCGCACAGACACCAACCCAAACCAGGGTGTGCATCAAAAAGAAAAGAAGGTTTCAAGAAAAGTGTAGTATTTCTATGGTTAGAATCTTAGCCATCCTTCTATTCTGACATTGCATTAGGCCACTCCTTCCCTTTGACTTCCTATGACATCACCAACCCTCGCCTCCAGTCTCCATGGGTCATCTGGACAATTTCATCTGATTGGCTGTGGGTGTGTAGAGGTATCGGTAGATGGCGTAGTAGTGGATGCCGGCTCCCATGGCAACGAAGAGATGCCATATCGCGTGGGCAAATGGGACGAGGCCGTCGCTCTTGAAAAACACCATGCCCAGGCAGTAACAGGCCCCGCCTACTAGCAACTCCCACAGCCCCTCACGATCCGGCTACAGCAGGAAAACAGAAAGGGGGATCTACTGGATAAGTcaggcaaaataaataattataatgtgCTTATTACCCTGAAGTCTACATGCTTATGTTTTGTTTACCTGAATACTGTCTTAAAGTGTCTTAATAATTTGTGACCCAAACCAATGCAAGGAAATATGCTCACAGAATAAGGGCAAAACGAATTGATTGAGGTTGTCTatgtaaaaagacaacatactcCAGTCTGAATTCAGAAAAATACTAAGTAGCATGAGTGTGTTAATGATTCCTGAAGAGAAATGACATTACGTGAGTAATAAGTCCGTGTTCTGACTAGACTGTACCCACAGCGTTGCGCTAGGAATGTTTGTGACGGACCGCTTGCTAGGCAACCTTCGACGCGCGAGCGAGGAGAGAGCTAGCAGCGATAGCTaactatttgtttaaaaagaACTTCATCTAACTAACGCTTTGGTCGgtgtaaatgaatgaaatatacaCTGGAAAACGGTTTGTTGAGGATCACCGGGTGGATGGCGAAGGATTTGTTACTTTTACATTCTCAGCAGTGGTCAACTACTTCACCATCAATCAACTGATGTTTTCTGTCTCTCGACCACAGGAGAGTGGCTTTGGTACCGTGGTGGTGAGTTAGCCTCCGGTTGCGTCGAGCTGACTGTGTGGTCCTGTCTAATGGAAGCTTGGAATGGATTCTGCactctgggtttttgttttgggACTGACCAAGTTCTTTGTTCATTCTTTTGTGTTAAAGTGGATCCCGATTTATTAGGTATTAAACTCTGGTACGAGGTTCATAATAATTATTGTGTACACATCCAAAATTATTTGCAgcgttgtaaaaaaaaatcaaagagCAAGAAATGCTGTAGTTTGTCCCCTTCGATGGATAACAGCACTAAGCCTTTGCCAATATGTTTTATGAACCTGGAGATTACACTGGAAGGGCTCTTGGACTATTTCTCCATGCAAAACCTTTCAAGATTCATTAGATCCCTTGGACTAGTTTTACTGCCGTCAGCAATTTATAGCGCAGGCTTTTCATATTGATTCACATCCAGAGAAAGCCATTTCTGCTACACTCCCAAATGGACCGAAACTCAGGTAAGGCTACACATATTTTCAACATAGCTTCATGAGGTAACGTCAGGCAAATTAACTTGATGTGAAAACCTGTAAGTCCAAGCAGTCCAGCCTTCTAGTTAGTGACGTGAGTTTCTTACCATGGACAAGATGACCAAGGCAGGGAACACTCCCATCACTGTGTAACAGATGAGCTCCATCAGCTTATACCTGTAGAGGGAAAAACAGAGGAGGCCATTAGATACAGGACTAAATCACAATTAGGGTGGTGAGATAGAAGGTCTACAGGAATAAATCACAATTAGGGTGGAGAGATAGAAGGTCTACAGGAATAAATCACAATTAGGGTGGAGAGATAGAAGGTCTACAGGAATAAATCACAATAAGGGTGGTTAGATAGAAGGTCTACAGGAATAAATCACAATTAGGGTGGAGAGATAGAAGGTCTACAGGAATAAATCACAATTAGGGTGGAGAGATAGAAGGTCTACAGGAATAAATCACAATTAGGGTGGAGAGATAGAAGGTCTACAGGAATAAATCACAATTAGGGTGGAGAGATAGAAGGTCTACAGGCCTAAATCACAATAAGGGTGGAGAGATAGAAGGTCTACAGGAATAAATCACAATAAGGGTGGAGAGATAGAAGGTCTACAGGAATAAATCACAATAAGGGTGGAGAGATAGAAGGTCAACAGGAATAAATCACAATAAGGGTGTAGAGTCTATAGGAGTAAATGTAGGATGGCAACCAAAGAAACATCTGAAACATCTACCGTTTCCTTTCAAAGCTAGTTTGATTCACACATCTCTTATTTATTGGGCAGGCAGATAAAGAACAAGGGGTTTATGTTAAGGGTCAGATATTTATGTTAAGGGTCAGATATTTATGTTAAGGGTCGGGACCTCAGACCTTTCGTGGAAGAAGAAGACATAGGTGGTTCCAACCGAGGCCATAACCCAGACCAACCACCTCATGTGACAGGCCCAGGGTCCCAGCTCCCGGAGGTTCAACCTGAGActcaaaaaaaagtattattgaaaaaactgtttttcctACCTCCAACCCGAAATCTCAACGCTAACCTCAACTCCTACCCGAAATCTCAACGCTAACCTCAACTCCTACCCGAAATCTCAACGCTAACCTCAACTCCTACCCTAAATCTCAACGCTAACCTCAACTCCTACCCGAAATCTCAACACTAACCTCAACTCCTACCCTAAATCTCAACACTAACCTCAACTCCTACCCTAAATCTCAACGCTAACCTCAACTCCTACCCTAAATCTCAACACTAACCTCAACTCCAACCCTAAATCTCAACGCTAACCTCAACTCCTACCCTAAATCTCAACGCTAACCTCAACTCCTACCCGAAATCTCAACGCTAACCTCAACTCCTACCCGAAATCTCAACGCTAACCTCAACTCCTACCCTAAATCTCAACACTAACCTCAACTCCTACCCTAAATCTCAACGCTAACCTCAACTCCTACCCTAAATCTCAACGCTAACCTCAACTCCTACCCTAAATCTCAACGCTAACCTCAACTCCTACCCGAAATCTCAACGCTAACCTCAACTCCTACCCGAAATCTCAACGCTAACCTCAACTCCTACCCTAAATCTCAACACTAACCTCAACTCCTACCCGAAATCTCAACGCTAACCTCAACTCCTACCCGAAATCTCAACGCTAACCTCAACTCCTACCCGAAATCTCAACGCTAACCTCAACTCCTACCCGAAATCTCAACACTAACCTCAACTCCTACCCTAAATCTCAACACTAACCTCAACTCCTACCCTAAATCTCAACGCTAACCTCAACTCCTACCCTAAATCTCAACGCTAACCTCAACTCCAACCCTAAATCTCAACGCTAACCTCAACTCCTACCCTAAATCTCAACGCTAACCTCAACTCCTACCCTAAATCTCAACGCTAACCTCAACTCCTACCCTAAATCTCAACGCTAACCTCAACTCCTACCCTAAATCTCAACGCTAACCTCAACTCCTACCCTAAATCTCAACGCTAACCTCAACTCCTACCCTAAATCTCAACGCTAACCTCAACTCCTACCCTAAATCTCAACGCTAACCTCAACTCCTACCCTAAATCTCAACGCTAACCTCAACTCCTACCCGAAATCTCAACGCTAACCTCAACTCCTACCCGAAATCTTAACACTAACCTCAACTCCTACCCGAAATCTCAACGCTAACCTCAACTCCTACCCGAAATCTTAAAACTAACCTCAATTCCTACCCAAAATCTTAAACTTAATGTTAACTCCTACCCAAaatcttaaacctaaccttaaatcATACCCAAAATTCtgaacctaaccttaaccctcagCTAAAATCCTGAATCTAACCCATACACCTAGAAAAAAtcttaaaaagaaagaaattgcAAAAAGTCActtttatgttttcatgtaatGTCAAGATATTTGGATGAATGTTGTCCATGCatgtatgtgcatgtttttgtgtgtgtgtctgctgtgtaaAGAAAATGCATTACCATGTCGACTCACCAGGGGGCGTAAGAGGCTGCTATGAAGAAATAGATGACCATCCTGTCACACATGTGGAAACAGTGTTCCACCGACCTAAATAAATCATATCACCACACACACTAGTGACATattaaacattacaaaatgtttacaacatTACTATTAACACTGAGATAGGTTGACATGAAGACTATTACTATTAACACTGAGATATGTTGACATGAAGACTATTACTATTAACACTGAGATAGGTTGACATGAAGACTATTACTATTAACACTGAGATATGTTGACATGAAGACTATTACTATTAACACTGAGATATGTTGACATGAAGACTATTACTATTAACACTGAGATAGGTTGCCATGAAGACTATTACTATTAACACTGAGATAGGTTGCCATGAAGACTATTACTATTAACACTGAGATATGTTGACATGAAGACTATTACTATTAACACTGAGATATGTTGACATGAAGACTATTACTATTAACACTGAGATAGGTTGCCATGAAGACTATTACTATTAACACTGAGATAGGTTGCCATGAAGACTATTACTATTAACACTGAGATATGTTGACATGAAGACTATTACTATTAACACTGAGATATATTGCCATGAAGACTATTACTATTAACACTGAGATAGGTTGCCATGAAGACTATTACTATTAACACTGAGATATGTTGCCATGAAGACTATTACTATTAACACTGAGATAGGTTGCCATGAAGACTATTACTATTAACACTGAGATATGTTGACATGAACACTATTACTATTAACACTGAGATATGTTGACATGAACACTATTACTATTAACACTGAGATATGTTGCCATGAAGACTATTACTATTAACACTGAGATATGTCGTCATGAAGAATATTACTATTAACACTGACAtatgtgatgtactgtgtttacagacaatggttttcagaagtgtttcagattccatgcagtgatttccactacagagatttctccagattctctgaaactgttaatgatattatgtactgtcgATGATTTgctattttatgttgagaaacattattcttt
Above is a window of Esox lucius isolate fEsoLuc1 chromosome 9, fEsoLuc1.pri, whole genome shotgun sequence DNA encoding:
- the LOC105007297 gene encoding monocyte to macrophage differentiation factor 2, which translates into the protein MNLVRFMNNRVPSNKRYQPTNYEHAANCATHALWIIPSLLGSSVLHFLSEDQWERVSAWLYGAGLTSLFLISTLFHTVAWKKSHLRSVEHCFHMCDRMVIYFFIAASYAPWLNLRELGPWACHMRWLVWVMASVGTTYVFFFHERYKLMELICYTVMGVFPALVILSMPDREGLWELLVGGACYCLGMVFFKSDGLVPFAHAIWHLFVAMGAGIHYYAIYRYLYTPTANQMKLSR